One window of the Patescibacteria group bacterium genome contains the following:
- the infB gene encoding translation initiation factor IF-2 — translation MNVTELARILKVTPNDLKEKLPRMGFDIGYRAIKVDPKTAQMIIRDWPFLLRKLQTEDAEKTKAQREEMIAEGVVKKVIPIPSIMTVRDFAALTHLPVNKVLAELMKNGVFSSMNERIDFDTASIIGQSLGIEVSLDETQGQAAQAAVGDKKIEEILAREKEGNLIIRPPVIVVMGHVDHGKTKLLDTIRKTNVAGGEHGGITQHIGAYQVVKNNRLITFIDTPGHEAFTAMRSRGARIADVAILVVAADDGVQPQTIEAYKIIQAAQLPFIIAINKIDKAGVDLTKIKQEMVNKLGILPDDWGGKVVCAPISALKGTGIEELLDLILLTADSEAKSMRANPQAAALGTVIESHIDKNSGPLATILIQNGTLRVGDQLILHGNIYGKARALKNYKGENVKEALPSMPVMILGLKMAPAVGDVLEVGEGERIKGKIEKVAQNRSAIQMKNENEDAVDVKRLNLIIKSDVLGSAEAIEESLMKINTEEVKVKILNKSLGNIIEGDIARAEGSNAEIVGFNVKISPTIEVLIREKGIKVHAFNIIYDLIDYVQAEMKKLVVAKIQRVDLGRVKVLKIFRTENKSQIVGGKVLDGQAKNNVHVEILRNKVMVAQGKITKLQAGKMDMPSVDINQECGMQYEGKPVIQEGDILQFFEEKEIAAKL, via the coding sequence ATGAACGTAACCGAATTAGCCAGAATATTAAAGGTCACACCTAACGATCTGAAGGAAAAGCTCCCGCGGATGGGTTTTGATATCGGTTATCGGGCGATCAAGGTCGATCCGAAAACCGCTCAGATGATCATCCGCGACTGGCCGTTTTTATTGAGAAAATTGCAAACCGAAGATGCGGAAAAAACCAAGGCGCAGCGCGAAGAGATGATCGCCGAAGGCGTGGTGAAAAAAGTCATTCCGATCCCTTCAATAATGACTGTCCGCGATTTTGCCGCCTTGACGCATCTGCCGGTCAATAAAGTTTTGGCGGAATTGATGAAAAACGGCGTTTTTTCTTCGATGAACGAAAGAATTGATTTTGATACGGCTTCGATCATCGGCCAATCTTTGGGGATAGAAGTATCGCTTGATGAAACCCAAGGCCAAGCGGCGCAAGCAGCTGTTGGCGATAAAAAAATCGAGGAAATTTTGGCTCGCGAAAAAGAAGGCAACTTAATTATCCGTCCGCCAGTCATCGTGGTCATGGGCCACGTCGATCATGGCAAAACAAAATTATTGGATACGATCCGCAAAACCAATGTCGCCGGCGGCGAGCACGGCGGCATCACCCAGCATATCGGCGCTTACCAGGTCGTCAAAAATAATCGCTTGATCACTTTTATCGATACTCCCGGACACGAGGCTTTCACGGCCATGCGCTCGCGCGGCGCCCGCATCGCCGACGTGGCGATCTTAGTCGTGGCCGCTGATGATGGCGTCCAGCCGCAAACGATTGAAGCTTACAAAATTATCCAGGCCGCGCAACTTCCTTTTATCATTGCCATAAACAAAATCGATAAGGCGGGCGTGGATCTTACCAAAATCAAACAGGAAATGGTCAATAAATTAGGAATTCTTCCGGACGATTGGGGCGGCAAAGTTGTTTGCGCGCCGATCTCGGCTTTGAAAGGAACCGGCATCGAGGAATTATTGGATCTGATCCTGCTCACCGCCGATTCGGAAGCCAAAAGCATGCGGGCTAATCCCCAGGCAGCCGCTTTAGGCACGGTGATCGAATCGCATATTGATAAAAACTCCGGGCCATTAGCCACGATCTTAATTCAAAATGGCACGCTGCGTGTCGGCGATCAATTGATCTTGCACGGCAATATTTACGGCAAAGCCCGGGCGCTGAAAAATTACAAAGGCGAAAATGTCAAAGAGGCCCTGCCTTCCATGCCGGTGATGATCCTCGGCTTGAAAATGGCGCCGGCGGTCGGCGATGTTTTGGAAGTTGGCGAGGGCGAACGCATCAAGGGCAAGATCGAAAAGGTCGCGCAGAATCGCAGCGCCATCCAGATGAAAAATGAAAACGAAGACGCGGTTGACGTGAAACGGCTTAATTTAATCATTAAAAGCGATGTCTTGGGCTCGGCGGAAGCGATCGAGGAATCATTGATGAAAATAAATACCGAGGAAGTTAAAGTTAAAATCTTAAATAAAAGCTTGGGGAATATCATTGAGGGCGATATTGCCCGCGCCGAGGGCTCGAACGCGGAAATCGTCGGCTTTAACGTAAAAATTTCTCCGACCATCGAAGTCTTGATCAGAGAAAAAGGCATCAAGGTCCACGCTTTTAATATCATCTATGATCTGATCGATTACGTGCAGGCAGAAATGAAAAAATTAGTCGTAGCAAAAATCCAGCGCGTCGATCTTGGCCGCGTCAAAGTGCTGAAAATCTTCCGCACCGAGAACAAGAGCCAAATCGTCGGCGGCAAAGTTCTGGACGGCCAAGCGAAAAATAATGTCCACGTGGAAATTCTGCGCAACAAAGTGATGGTGGCGCAAGGCAAGATCACCAAATTGCAAGCGGGAAAAATGGATATGCCGAGCGTGGACATCAATCAGGAATGCGGGATGCAATATGAAGGCAAACCGGTCATCCAAGAAGGCGATATCTTGCAGTTTTTTGAGGAAAAGGAAATAGCCGCCAAATTGTAA
- a CDS encoding ribonuclease HII gives MLDLKKENSLFASGLTLVAGVDEAGRGPLAGPVVAAAVTLKPEMVEKFFAVKELKTIRDSKLVPEKKREELFEIIKDNFFEVGVGVCDHETIDRINIYQATFLAMKKAIGALKTKPDYIMLDGRAPIPNLSLRQENIINGDAFVLSIAAASIIAKVTHDRLIAELAVQYPQYGFLNHKGYGTKEHLEALKKYGPTPFHRQTFGPVKKLLKKLT, from the coding sequence ATGCTCGATCTGAAAAAGGAAAATTCACTGTTCGCTTCCGGCCTGACGCTCGTCGCCGGAGTGGACGAGGCCGGTAGAGGGCCTTTGGCCGGGCCGGTCGTGGCCGCCGCGGTCACGCTTAAGCCGGAAATGGTAGAAAAATTCTTCGCCGTCAAGGAATTAAAAACCATTAGGGATTCCAAGCTGGTGCCGGAGAAAAAACGCGAAGAGCTTTTTGAAATTATCAAAGATAATTTTTTCGAGGTTGGCGTCGGCGTCTGCGATCATGAAACAATTGACCGGATCAATATTTATCAGGCGACTTTTTTAGCCATGAAAAAAGCCATCGGCGCGCTCAAGACCAAGCCCGATTATATTATGCTCGACGGCCGGGCGCCCATTCCCAATTTAAGCCTACGCCAGGAAAATATCATCAACGGCGACGCCTTCGTTCTCTCGATCGCCGCCGCTTCGATCATTGCCAAAGTCACCCATGACCGGCTGATCGCCGAGCTTGCCGTGCAATATCCGCAATACGGATTTTTAAACCATAAAGGTTATGGCACCAAAGAGCATCTGGAAGCCCTAAAAAAATACGGTCCCACGCCGTTCCACCGCCAGACCTTCGGCCCGGTCAAAAAACTTTTAAAAAAATTGACTTAA
- a CDS encoding PEP-utilizing enzyme produces the protein MDKWKLLVARETVLLERYIRVEGYRDMLGAPSKVKVGNLLVINQDGITSQYVYLPETAKRLDLVWAEYQQGYLKKFFPLWSGELEELKKSTKAVLANGTAKNFSIFIKWYKLARSIVFYTNNLNKLFESKKLKKETLAIGEWHEKAEVESSAAWDALMPFFEKLGRKHKTSPAELMFYLPKEFFKFLQEGKKVGEKILQERKKHYVLWLQNGRMKFYLGKQARQVEMEQVPPEKIAPVKEIKGMVACRGKATGKVRVVNTKAQMERMQAGEILVSIMTTPRLLAATKKASAIITDEGGITCHAAIISREFKIPCIIGTKNASKILKDGDFVEVDADSGIVKIL, from the coding sequence ATGGACAAATGGAAACTTCTCGTTGCCCGGGAGACCGTGCTGCTGGAAAGGTATATTCGGGTCGAGGGTTATCGGGATATGCTGGGAGCTCCCTCGAAAGTAAAAGTTGGCAACTTGCTGGTCATCAACCAAGACGGGATTACTTCGCAATATGTTTATCTGCCGGAAACGGCAAAAAGGCTTGATTTGGTGTGGGCGGAATATCAGCAAGGGTATTTGAAAAAATTTTTCCCTCTTTGGTCGGGCGAATTGGAGGAGCTTAAAAAATCCACGAAGGCCGTTTTGGCAAACGGTACGGCTAAAAATTTTTCAATCTTTATCAAATGGTATAAGCTCGCCAGATCAATTGTATTTTATACTAACAACTTAAATAAACTTTTTGAATCAAAAAAGCTGAAAAAAGAAACATTGGCTATTGGTGAATGGCATGAAAAAGCCGAGGTGGAAAGCAGCGCGGCCTGGGACGCGCTGATGCCATTTTTTGAAAAGCTGGGGCGAAAGCATAAAACCTCGCCGGCAGAATTGATGTTTTATCTGCCGAAAGAATTTTTCAAGTTTCTTCAGGAAGGAAAAAAGGTTGGAGAGAAGATTTTGCAAGAACGGAAGAAACATTATGTACTGTGGCTCCAAAATGGCCGAATGAAATTTTATCTGGGCAAGCAGGCGCGGCAAGTGGAAATGGAACAAGTGCCGCCGGAAAAAATAGCGCCGGTAAAAGAAATCAAGGGGATGGTTGCTTGCCGGGGAAAAGCAACGGGCAAAGTTCGCGTGGTCAATACCAAGGCGCAGATGGAGCGGATGCAAGCGGGAGAAATCTTGGTATCGATCATGACTACGCCTCGCCTGTTGGCGGCAACAAAAAAAGCGTCAGCGATCATCACGGACGAAGGAGGAATTACTTGCCACGCGGCGATTATTTCCCGGGAGTTTAAAATTCCCTGTATTATCGGAACAAAAAATGCCTCTAAAATTTTAAAAGATGGCGATTTTGTGGAAGTAGACGCGGATAGCGGGATCGTTAAAATTTTATAA
- a CDS encoding HAD family hydrolase gives MIVDNIKKAIAQIEKIDITNNEFKYAVFDFDNTCVVNDVAEAAFAYLCENNLLKDFSLLGKKHLDSSDYHAAALRHYYQLLDQGKTEQAFGFIGECLSGFSLAEVAAAVKKTVASEGEAVTKRILFSLTINRGLKVREGIKELLAYAHKKNIAVWVISASPESMVKPAWELFFPNVKAECIGIENVMNGDLLTAKLIYPLPIAGGKVANIQNKIQREIKPIFAIGDSINDQPMLEYAELAIVIDRGNSLAEYAKGRKDWVILAATT, from the coding sequence ATGATAGTGGATAATATAAAAAAAGCAATAGCGCAGATCGAAAAAATTGATATTACCAATAATGAGTTTAAATACGCGGTTTTTGATTTTGATAATACTTGCGTTGTTAACGATGTTGCCGAAGCCGCTTTTGCTTATCTTTGCGAGAATAATTTGCTCAAGGATTTTTCTTTATTGGGGAAAAAGCATCTCGATTCATCGGATTATCACGCCGCCGCCCTTCGTCATTATTATCAACTTTTGGATCAAGGTAAAACCGAACAGGCTTTTGGTTTCATCGGCGAATGTTTGTCCGGTTTTTCTCTGGCGGAAGTCGCGGCAGCGGTGAAAAAAACCGTGGCGAGCGAAGGTGAAGCTGTCACCAAAAGGATTTTATTTAGTTTAACGATCAATCGAGGATTAAAGGTTCGCGAGGGAATTAAAGAATTGCTGGCCTATGCTCATAAAAAAAATATTGCCGTTTGGGTTATCAGCGCTTCGCCGGAATCTATGGTCAAGCCGGCCTGGGAATTATTTTTTCCCAACGTCAAAGCCGAATGCATCGGCATTGAGAATGTGATGAACGGAGATTTGCTTACCGCGAAATTAATTTATCCCTTACCGATCGCGGGCGGCAAAGTCGCCAATATCCAAAATAAAATTCAGCGAGAAATAAAACCGATCTTCGCCATCGGCGATTCGATCAATGATCAGCCGATGCTGGAATACGCCGAGCTCGCCATCGTCATCGACCGCGGAAACAGTTTGGCGGAATATGCCAAAGGAAGAAAAGACTGGGTTATTTTGGCCGCCACAACTTAA
- a CDS encoding NUDIX domain-containing protein codes for MSDQKNRPRVGLGVIIVNQEGKILIGKRKNSHAPYYSIPGGHLDPGETFEAGAIREIKEEMNLDLKDPKVIAVTNNLETYRDEGLHYISIILLVTEFSGDLKNMEPEKCEEWLWVDPNHLPSPHFDASRMGVACYLEKAFYKKFE; via the coding sequence ATGTCAGACCAAAAAAACAGGCCAAGAGTCGGATTGGGCGTTATCATTGTTAATCAAGAAGGGAAAATACTTATCGGCAAAAGAAAGAACAGCCACGCTCCTTATTATTCCATCCCGGGCGGCCATCTTGACCCTGGCGAAACTTTTGAAGCAGGGGCGATCAGGGAAATTAAAGAGGAAATGAATTTGGATCTTAAGGACCCAAAGGTGATCGCGGTTACCAATAATTTGGAAACTTATCGCGATGAAGGATTGCATTATATTTCGATTATTTTGCTGGTAACGGAATTTTCCGGCGATCTAAAAAATATGGAACCGGAAAAATGCGAGGAGTGGTTGTGGGTTGACCCGAATCATTTGCCGTCGCCGCACTTTGACGCGAGCCGGATGGGTGTTGCTTGCTATTTGGAAAAAGCATTTTATAAAAAATTTGAGTAA
- a CDS encoding NUDIX domain-containing protein: MTTIKYDQIYRHHNVWGEKPNPLLQKILEKLEPGSEFLDLGCGQGRDALFMLQKGFKVTAIDNSEEGIKKMREAIAAKKLSLSRIRLFCQNIATFKIEPNKYSTINAYNSLHFLAKPDALRSLVQIKQAVKNGGYAIISCFFIKKPLAKKIDNKHCFIAAGELMKIFSDFEIILYEEKTTDNKGHAGCPEPHRHNVVKMIAQKVTQRARAIIIAKRKILLINRLKDHESYWVLPGGRVEANETIEKAIRRECLEELGIKVRVKDLFYEEKSAKSETAGQPEFFYLCEMTGGVIGTGQGPEFQSGSTIYQGEYDIKWVDLEKLPELNLKPEELKNKLIKSYASGN, encoded by the coding sequence GTGACGACAATAAAATACGACCAAATTTATCGACATCATAACGTTTGGGGGGAAAAGCCCAATCCGCTTTTGCAGAAAATTTTGGAAAAGCTCGAACCTGGTTCGGAATTTTTGGATCTGGGCTGCGGCCAAGGTCGCGATGCTTTGTTCATGCTGCAAAAAGGATTCAAAGTGACGGCGATAGATAATTCCGAGGAAGGGATCAAGAAGATGAGAGAAGCGATCGCGGCGAAGAAACTTTCCTTGTCCCGGATCAGGCTATTTTGCCAGAATATCGCGACCTTTAAGATCGAACCAAATAAATATTCAACCATCAACGCCTATAATTCTTTGCATTTTTTGGCCAAGCCAGACGCGTTGCGATCGTTGGTTCAAATAAAGCAAGCCGTGAAAAACGGGGGATACGCGATTATTTCCTGTTTTTTCATTAAGAAGCCGTTGGCTAAAAAAATCGATAATAAACATTGTTTTATCGCGGCGGGGGAATTAATGAAAATTTTTTCCGATTTTGAAATTATTTTGTATGAGGAGAAGACAACCGACAATAAGGGCCACGCGGGCTGCCCCGAACCGCACCGGCACAATGTGGTAAAAATGATCGCGCAAAAAGTAACGCAACGCGCCCGGGCGATTATTATTGCCAAGAGAAAAATATTATTGATCAATCGCCTCAAGGATCACGAATCTTATTGGGTTTTACCGGGAGGGCGCGTCGAAGCGAACGAGACGATAGAAAAAGCGATCCGGCGGGAATGCCTCGAAGAGCTGGGCATCAAAGTTCGCGTTAAAGATTTATTCTATGAAGAAAAATCCGCCAAATCGGAAACGGCCGGCCAGCCGGAATTTTTTTATTTGTGCGAGATGACCGGCGGAGTCATCGGCACCGGCCAGGGGCCGGAGTTTCAATCCGGATCAACAATTTATCAGGGGGAATACGATATTAAATGGGTGGATTTGGAAAAGTTGCCGGAATTAAACCTGAAACCGGAGGAATTGAAGAATAAACTTATTAAAAGTTATGCCAGCGGAAATTAA
- a CDS encoding MBL fold metallo-hydrolase, with product MPAEIKILVKGYAKEKNGSEFASSTVTLIRENGINVIVDPGMDRKKLLAALKSEGLPAAKINFVILTHNHSDHILLAGIFFQAKVLDNVDIFSWDGKIAGHQGKVPGTDIKIIKTPGHDQFHCSVLVPTKKFGKVAVAGDVFWWPDNQKQKTDRKSLIKLKDPYVKNKKDLLASRKKILAIADYIIPGHGKMFKVYNFL from the coding sequence ATGCCAGCGGAAATTAAAATCTTGGTCAAGGGCTACGCCAAAGAAAAGAACGGCAGCGAGTTCGCGTCCTCGACCGTCACTTTGATCCGGGAAAATGGGATAAACGTGATTGTCGATCCGGGGATGGACAGGAAAAAACTTTTGGCCGCTTTGAAAAGCGAGGGCTTGCCGGCGGCGAAGATAAATTTTGTCATCTTGACCCATAATCATTCGGATCATATTCTTTTGGCCGGAATTTTTTTCCAAGCAAAAGTTCTTGATAATGTTGATATTTTTTCCTGGGACGGAAAAATTGCTGGCCATCAGGGAAAAGTTCCCGGAACCGATATAAAAATAATCAAAACTCCGGGACACGATCAGTTCCATTGCTCGGTTTTGGTGCCAACCAAAAAATTTGGGAAAGTTGCCGTGGCCGGCGATGTTTTCTGGTGGCCAGATAATCAAAAACAAAAAACAGACCGGAAAAGTTTAATCAAACTCAAAGACCCTTACGTTAAAAATAAAAAAGATTTGCTCGCCAGCCGCAAGAAGATTTTGGCAATCGCCGACTACATCATTCCAGGGCACGGGAAGATGTTTAAAGTATATAATTTTTTATAG
- a CDS encoding FAD-dependent oxidoreductase, producing the protein MYDVIIIGGGAAAMSAAIYAARRQMKTLMVAKDLGGQMIWASMIENYPGYKSIPASELIEKFTEQVKDLGVEIKISEVKEIKKLAEENFEVATASEKFSAKTVIVAIGAAHRQLGVPGEKELGGRGVAYCANCDGPLFRNKTVAVVGGGNSALDSAGLLAKIASKVYLIHQFDTFQAFEALEKIVRATANIEIILQSKVEEIVGEKKVASIKVRNLADNSSREIAVDGIFVEIGFEVKTDLVAGLVKINEKKEIIVNEKYETSLPGMFAAGDCTNGPFKQIVISAGNGAIAALSAYNYIQIKEGNIKKITK; encoded by the coding sequence ATGTATGATGTTATAATTATCGGCGGCGGCGCGGCCGCGATGTCAGCGGCGATCTATGCCGCCAGAAGACAGATGAAAACTTTAATGGTCGCTAAAGACTTGGGCGGACAGATGATCTGGGCTTCGATGATCGAGAATTATCCCGGCTATAAATCCATTCCTGCTTCCGAGCTAATTGAAAAATTCACCGAGCAGGTGAAAGACTTGGGCGTGGAAATAAAAATCAGCGAAGTCAAGGAAATAAAAAAATTGGCTGAAGAAAATTTCGAGGTCGCGACGGCGAGCGAAAAATTTTCCGCCAAGACGGTGATTGTCGCGATCGGCGCGGCGCATCGGCAATTGGGCGTGCCGGGCGAGAAAGAATTGGGCGGCCGCGGCGTGGCCTACTGCGCCAACTGCGACGGCCCGCTTTTCCGCAATAAAACCGTGGCCGTGGTCGGCGGCGGCAACAGCGCGCTGGATTCGGCCGGTTTGCTCGCCAAAATCGCCTCTAAAGTTTATTTGATCCACCAATTCGATACTTTCCAGGCCTTCGAAGCTTTGGAAAAAATAGTTCGCGCGACGGCGAACATTGAAATTATCTTACAAAGCAAAGTCGAGGAGATCGTCGGCGAAAAAAAGGTCGCCTCTATTAAAGTACGCAATCTGGCCGACAATTCTTCCAGGGAAATCGCCGTTGATGGAATTTTTGTCGAAATCGGCTTTGAAGTGAAAACCGATCTGGTCGCCGGCCTGGTAAAGATCAATGAAAAAAAAGAAATTATCGTCAATGAAAAATACGAAACATCTTTGCCGGGAATGTTCGCGGCCGGCGACTGCACCAACGGCCCGTTCAAGCAGATCGTCATTTCGGCCGGCAATGGCGCGATTGCGGCGCTCTCGGCTTATAATTATATCCAGATCAAAGAAGGAAACATCAAAAAAATCACCAAATAA
- the rny gene encoding ribonuclease Y, with protein MIFVEIALGLIAAAGVFLLGYWVRKKRVTQQIGDAENKAEKILHEARSKEKDLLLKAQDKALKIIEESKEEERKRREELNGLQIRLEQRESSFSKRLLELQEKQQELYDRVNKVEEAKEKIRQIREEQLEKLKKIAEMSKEEAREVLFKNVEAEAKDDLVARMNKAERENDEAVDDKARELIASSMQRIVSSYTPEISTTNVDLPNDEMKGRVIGREGRNIKVIEQLAGVEIIVDDTPNTIVISAFSPIRRHVAKRALDALIKDGRIHPTKIEEAIDKAKKDLALDIKKAGEEAIYELGITGFDPKLVQILGRLKYRTSYGQNALRHSVEVAILSGLLAEELGADVPLAKKAGLLHDIGKAVDHEVQGTHPEIGRDIAKKFNLPEEVIAPIETHHDDHPRGLISVIVKVADAISASRPGVRSDTYERYLQRLEELESLTNSFEGVEKSYALQAGREVRVFVNAEKIDDLAMQNLAREIAKKIEAELKYPGEIKVNVIRENRVIEYAR; from the coding sequence ATGATTTTTGTTGAAATTGCACTTGGTCTGATCGCTGCCGCGGGAGTTTTTTTGTTGGGTTATTGGGTGCGCAAGAAAAGAGTAACGCAGCAAATCGGAGACGCCGAAAATAAGGCGGAAAAGATCCTGCACGAAGCCAGGTCCAAAGAAAAAGATCTGTTGCTCAAGGCCCAGGACAAAGCCTTGAAGATCATCGAAGAGTCCAAAGAAGAGGAAAGAAAACGCCGTGAAGAACTGAACGGCTTGCAGATCCGCTTGGAACAGCGAGAAAGCTCGTTTTCCAAAAGATTATTGGAGCTGCAGGAAAAACAGCAAGAGCTGTATGACCGCGTCAATAAAGTCGAGGAAGCGAAAGAAAAGATCCGCCAGATCCGCGAAGAGCAATTGGAAAAATTAAAAAAGATCGCCGAGATGTCCAAGGAAGAGGCGAGAGAAGTTTTGTTCAAGAACGTCGAGGCGGAAGCCAAGGATGATCTGGTCGCCAGAATGAACAAGGCGGAAAGGGAAAACGACGAAGCGGTTGACGATAAAGCTCGCGAGCTGATTGCCAGCTCGATGCAGCGCATCGTTTCTTCTTATACTCCGGAAATTTCCACCACTAACGTCGATTTGCCTAACGATGAAATGAAAGGCCGCGTCATCGGCCGCGAAGGACGCAATATCAAAGTCATCGAACAATTGGCCGGCGTCGAGATCATTGTCGATGATACGCCGAATACCATCGTCATTTCCGCTTTTTCCCCGATCCGCCGCCACGTGGCCAAGCGGGCGCTTGACGCGCTGATCAAAGATGGCCGCATCCATCCGACCAAGATCGAAGAAGCGATCGACAAAGCCAAGAAAGATTTGGCTTTGGATATCAAGAAAGCCGGCGAGGAAGCCATCTACGAATTGGGGATTACCGGTTTTGATCCGAAACTTGTCCAAATTTTGGGCCGTTTGAAATATCGCACCAGCTACGGCCAGAATGCTTTGCGCCACTCGGTGGAGGTCGCGATTTTATCCGGTTTGCTCGCCGAAGAATTGGGCGCGGATGTGCCGCTCGCCAAGAAGGCCGGCTTGCTTCATGATATCGGCAAGGCCGTTGACCACGAAGTGCAGGGCACGCATCCGGAGATCGGCCGCGACATCGCCAAGAAATTCAATCTGCCCGAAGAGGTCATCGCCCCGATCGAAACCCACCATGATGATCATCCGCGCGGCTTGATTTCCGTTATCGTCAAAGTCGCTGATGCCATTTCCGCTTCCCGCCCGGGCGTGCGCAGCGATACCTATGAACGCTATTTGCAAAGATTGGAAGAGCTGGAAAGTTTGACCAATTCTTTCGAGGGCGTGGAAAAGTCTTACGCCTTGCAGGCTGGCAGGGAAGTCAGAGTTTTTGTCAATGCCGAAAAGATCGATGATCTGGCGATGCAGAATCTGGCCCGCGAGATCGCCAAAAAAATCGAGGCCGAATTGAAATATCCCGGCGAGATCAAGGTCAATGTGATCAGGGAAAATCGCGTCATCGAATATGCCAGATAA
- a CDS encoding HU family DNA-binding protein, which yields MNKATLIEKIAEKTGANRKLAESMINSMVDIIIEELKKGSDVSITGFGTFETMTRYARGGVNPQKPTERIQIPEVKVAKFRTGKRLKDSLKGK from the coding sequence ATGAACAAAGCGACTTTAATCGAGAAGATTGCGGAAAAAACCGGAGCTAACCGCAAGCTCGCCGAAAGCATGATCAATTCCATGGTGGACATCATCATTGAGGAGTTGAAAAAGGGGAGTGATGTTTCGATCACCGGTTTTGGCACTTTTGAAACCATGACTCGTTATGCCCGCGGCGGCGTCAATCCGCAGAAACCGACCGAACGCATCCAGATCCCGGAAGTGAAGGTGGCCAAATTCCGCACCGGCAAAAGATTAAAAGATTCATTAAAGGGTAAATAA
- a CDS encoding PEP-utilizing enzyme, whose translation MDLKNIKKHDDWVKMWSAKGSLHFDSHLGEIWTRRKNISGKAMYRQVIFIYQDGVTDCWATKSDRDDLGDRLSSLARKDKSYVVKISDDLQSCAENVLKFIDSYDANKLSLADFDEFWNLVYDYYLPHISVKYLVDYVSPAELKVILPVLERARLAAEPIYRKVENYVELIAERVARETSFTQEMIIATTKEELRSYFQNKRLPDRIQLNNRYRGAALIFDDKDTDIFTGEDVSKIEGMVLSSAATTVIEGQSAYQGKVTGRVKIVFDPTDPRLSFSEGDILVAGMTHPEFLPLLKKSAGFVTDSGGILSHAAISARELRKPCVIGTNNATKLLKDGDLIEVDANNGSVRILKKSVIISPKKQGKR comes from the coding sequence ATGGATTTGAAAAATATTAAAAAACACGACGATTGGGTAAAAATGTGGTCGGCAAAGGGCAGTTTGCATTTTGACTCTCATTTGGGAGAGATTTGGACAAGAAGAAAAAATATTTCCGGAAAGGCGATGTATCGGCAGGTTATTTTTATCTACCAAGACGGAGTCACGGATTGTTGGGCCACTAAATCAGACCGAGACGATTTGGGTGATCGATTGAGTTCTTTGGCGCGCAAGGATAAATCTTATGTTGTTAAAATATCGGATGATTTGCAATCTTGCGCCGAAAATGTTTTGAAATTCATAGATTCCTATGATGCCAATAAGCTTAGCCTCGCCGATTTTGATGAATTCTGGAATCTTGTTTATGATTATTATTTACCGCACATCAGTGTTAAATATCTTGTTGATTATGTTTCTCCCGCGGAATTGAAAGTAATTTTGCCCGTGCTCGAAAGAGCGCGTTTGGCTGCCGAACCAATCTATCGGAAGGTTGAAAATTATGTTGAGCTGATAGCCGAGCGCGTCGCCCGGGAAACATCATTTACCCAAGAGATGATCATTGCCACCACCAAAGAAGAGCTTCGCTCCTATTTCCAGAACAAGAGATTGCCAGATCGTATCCAGTTGAATAATCGTTATCGTGGAGCGGCCTTGATTTTTGACGATAAAGACACTGATATTTTTACGGGCGAAGACGTAAGTAAAATTGAAGGAATGGTCCTGTCTTCGGCCGCGACTACGGTGATCGAAGGGCAAAGTGCTTATCAAGGCAAGGTTACCGGCCGCGTCAAGATCGTATTTGATCCTACTGATCCTCGATTATCATTTTCTGAAGGAGATATTCTTGTTGCCGGTATGACCCATCCGGAATTCTTGCCTCTCTTGAAAAAATCGGCCGGTTTTGTAACCGATTCCGGTGGCATTTTATCTCATGCCGCTATCAGCGCTCGTGAGTTGCGGAAACCTTGCGTGATCGGCACGAATAACGCGACTAAATTGCTAAAAGACGGGGATTTGATTGAGGTTGATGCGAATAATGGATCAGTCAGAATATTAAAAAAGTCAGTTATAATTTCGCCAAAAAAACAGGGCAAGCGGTAG